The Natrinema versiforme genome segment TGTCTGTTCCAGTAATCGAACGAGAGCGGCCCCATACTGAATACCGCTCGCACCGGTGATACCGATTATCAGTTTCATATTAGCGGGAGGTCTTCCACTCCTGGAAGATTTCTGTATTTCAAATCGTATTCACTTCCCTTTAGACGGTATACCAATAGATACTGACTCTGTACTTATAATCGTTTCCCACAATCATCTCGGTCAGCAATAGCTTCGGAAATGATTCTATCTCGACTAACTATATTTTCAAATCAGCAAAGATATAGCATAGTGATGAGCCAAGAATTATATACCATTATAGTAGATGTGTTCCCATGGGGCACAAGCCACCGAACCACACACTAGCAGGTAGTGCTCAATGGTCAACTGATCGCGTTACAGCCAATAGAGAACGACAATACGACCAACACGATCTGAAATAATGATTGGAAAAACACGGGATATCGATCTGAACTTGAGCGACTGGCGAGACTACTACATCTGGCTTATCGGTGTTCCCTGGGCGATTTTCCATCTCTATGCCGGGTTGCGGTACGTGAATATATTGACGCTGACGTACGTCCACGTCATGGCGGCAACATCCGTCGCATTCGCACTTAATCCGACATCGATACCAAGGCTTAGCGAGCGGATCAATTCGATTATCGATATCGTTCTTGTTCTCTCACCAGTAATCATCATGGGATATCTTCTCATGATCCAAGAGCGGGTTATGACCCGTATTCCGCAAGCTCACGAGGTAACTACGTTGGATCTGTTTTTCGGAACGCTCACTGTGATTCTCCTGCTCGAGGCGACAAGACGCATTATCGGCGTTGCTCTCGCCGCGATAGCGGGAACGTTCATCGCGTACGGTTTCCTGGGACCGCTTCTGCCACCGATTTTCGCACACAGTGGACTCGATTATACGGGGATTATCGACATTCTCTTTCTCACTGAACAGTCATTTTTTGGAACACCAGCGAAAATGTCGGCCCGATACGTGTTCCTGTTTGTCCTCTTCGGATCGATCCTCCTTCAAAGCGGGGCTGACGATAATTTCCTTGACCTCGCGAAATCCATCGGCGGGGACCTGAAAGGAGGTGCAGCCAAGATCGCCGTCGCCGCCAGTGCCTTAATGGCGACGATCAACGGCAGCGCCGTGGCTAATACGGTTTCGACCGGGTCGATTACGATTCCGATGATGAATCGATCGGGATACGATGCCGAGAGCGCTGGTGCGACAGAGTCGCTCGCTTCAACAGGTGGGCAACTGATGCCACCCGTAATGGGTGCTGCGGCCTTCATTATGGCAGACATCTCCGGAATACCGTACTTCGAAATAGTTATTTATGCAATCATTCCATCAATCCTGTTTTACGTCGGCGTTTATTCGTCTGTCCACTTCGAGGCCACTCGGCAGAATATCGGAACGGTTGACACCGAGGATATTCCACCGCTAGCAACGTCCATCCGTCGGTCACTTCATCTCTCAATCCCTATTCTCGGGCTATTGTTCGTAATGTATACGACGATGAATGTCGAATACGCGGCATCGGTTACCGTTCTACTGACGTTCGTTACGGTCGCGTTCCACGAAACGACTCGCATGTCGTTCGTCGATTACCTCGGGGCATTCAAACGAGCGGCAGAGATGGTCGTTTCAGCGGCCATTCCGTGTGCAGTAGCGGGTATTATCATCGGCATCGTCTATTATACGGGCATCGCAGCGCGGATCACGTCCATTATTCTCTCTCTCACGGCCGGAATGCTCGTTCCTACGCTCATTCTGGTTGCGGTTATCTGTCTCGTTCTGGGTATGGGAATGCCGACGACTGCTGCGTACGTGACCGTCGCGGTCCTCGCCGTTCCAACGCTTATCGAACTCGGCATGCCGACGATTTCCGCACACCTCTTCGGCTTGTATTTCTCAGTCATCTCAATGGTCACACCGCCGATCGCGATTGCGGCCTTTGCCGCGTCGAGTATTTCCGGCGGGAGTTCATGGAAAACGGGAATACAAGCGTTCAAGATGGGACTAGCAATCTATATCGTCCCTTTCCTGTTTCTCCTTCACCCGTCATTATTAGGAATCGGTACGTCGATCGAGATCGGTCAGTGGTTCGCTATCGCAACGGTCGTCGTTGTCGTGATCTCCGCTGCGGGAGTCGGATATCTGTTCACAAAACTAACGCTTATTGAACGGGTCGTTCTCCTCGTTGGCGCCCTCGTCACGGTCTTCGCATCGTCGTTCTACTGGATCGGGCTCCTTCTGATCTTCCTCGGTCTACTCAGTCAGGTGAAGATCGGCGCCGATATCGTCGCGAGTTGGCGAACCAGCTAACAGACATCGGAATTCAGGCTGCTCAATCGGAATCCAGAAACAGATCGTGAGAAGAACCGGTTTACACTGATTTCGCTATCCGGCTTGTCTTCCACCTCTCGAGACGCATCCTACGGTAGCGGCGGTTCACTCCCCAAAATCGGCATCAACGCCGTAGAAGTCGATCGCATTTCGGTAGAATACGCGGTCGCGTGCTTGAGGGAACGCCGCCGCCGTCGCGTCGATCAGATCACCGTACACTACCGAGTCCGGATAGGTCGGATAGTCGGTACCGAACATGACGCGGTCCGTGTACCGACGAATCCGCTCGATCGGGTATTCCTCGTCACGAGTGCCGATTAATTCGTGTACCTGCTCGCCGACTGCGACTGCAGTATCGAACGCAACCCTGTCGTACCGGTCCGCGAGGTCGAGGAACGCGTCTGTTTCGAACAGCCCGAGGTGAGGAATGCATAGTCGAAGCCCGGGAAAGCGCTCGAGGACACGCTTCGTCG includes the following:
- a CDS encoding TRAP transporter fused permease subunit, whose product is MIGKTRDIDLNLSDWRDYYIWLIGVPWAIFHLYAGLRYVNILTLTYVHVMAATSVAFALNPTSIPRLSERINSIIDIVLVLSPVIIMGYLLMIQERVMTRIPQAHEVTTLDLFFGTLTVILLLEATRRIIGVALAAIAGTFIAYGFLGPLLPPIFAHSGLDYTGIIDILFLTEQSFFGTPAKMSARYVFLFVLFGSILLQSGADDNFLDLAKSIGGDLKGGAAKIAVAASALMATINGSAVANTVSTGSITIPMMNRSGYDAESAGATESLASTGGQLMPPVMGAAAFIMADISGIPYFEIVIYAIIPSILFYVGVYSSVHFEATRQNIGTVDTEDIPPLATSIRRSLHLSIPILGLLFVMYTTMNVEYAASVTVLLTFVTVAFHETTRMSFVDYLGAFKRAAEMVVSAAIPCAVAGIIIGIVYYTGIAARITSIILSLTAGMLVPTLILVAVICLVLGMGMPTTAAYVTVAVLAVPTLIELGMPTISAHLFGLYFSVISMVTPPIAIAAFAASSISGGSSWKTGIQAFKMGLAIYIVPFLFLLHPSLLGIGTSIEIGQWFAIATVVVVVISAAGVGYLFTKLTLIERVVLLVGALVTVFASSFYWIGLLLIFLGLLSQVKIGADIVASWRTS